The genomic DNA AAAGTGTTCCTAACTTAAGTAGAATTCTGAATTTTTACGTAGTATTAATATCCAAGAAGATAATAGATTAGTGAATGCTTCTAAAAGGTTTATAGATTGTAATTCCGAAGACAATTGGTGGTGTTATCTTAGTGGGCCGCTCTATGGAGATCAGAATTTCACCGGAAATTATGGCTGTTCTTAGAAATAAATGTGGATATACAGTTGAGGAAATAGCAAAAAAATTACGAATTCCTGTTGAAAAGTTAGAAGAGATGGAAGCGAGCAAAAGGAATTATACGTGGTCACAGATAAAAAAACTTGCAGACATCTATAAGGTTCCTTTAATCATCTTTTTTTCTGAGAAAATTGACGATGTGCCATCGGTTCCAGATTATCGGATTAATAGGGATAAACAATTAAAATCGGGAGTATTTTTGGCAATTAGACGCGCAAACTTTCTTTCGGATGAAATTAGTAGGATTTCCAATATCGAAAGTACCATTCCTACTTTTGAAGACATGCCCCCAGATGAATTAGCCATTCGATTTCGGGCCTTTTTAGAACCCGAACCTCCTACTACAAAATCAACTTCAGAAATACTTGAATATTACAAAAACCTACTTGAAAAACGGCTACAAATTATTATTATAGAATATCCTCTAAAAGCAAATGATGTAAGAGCTTTCAGTATACTTTCCAGAGTATCACTTATTGTTCTAAATGAGTCAGATAGACCACAGGTCCGTCTATTTTCGCTATTCCACGAAGTGGCCCATCTTCTTTTGAGAAAACATGGTATTTGTTCTATAGATCCAACTCACGAAATTGACGCAACAGAAAAGTACTGTAATAAATTTGCGGCAGAGTTTTTGGTTCCCACTGCCAAGATCACTGATTCAATTGCAGACAAAGAATATTTCGTGGATCAAGAAATTACAAAACTTGCAAGGAAATATCATGTCAGTACTCAAGTTATGATGCTTAAACTCCTTAATCTAGAATATATCTCCACAAGACAATATAGAGAATTCAAATCACGGTTTGATGTGAAGAAAATAAAAAAATCGGGGGGTCGTAGAAACTGGGAACAGACATATGCGAAAAGAGTGGGCAATCTTGTGTTAGATAAGGTATATGACGCATACAGAGCAGGGGTCATCTCCTTCTTCGAATCAACGAAAATACTTGATGTGAGCCTAAAATATGCGGCTATCCTTCTTGGGTGAGATCTTTGGCTGGTGTAATTTACGTCATAGATGCTAGCTCGATAGTTGAATTGTTTATTCGATATCCTGTTGACAAAAGACATTTTCAAGTGATCTGGCAATCAACTAATAATTTGGTTATTTCGGAACAATTAATGTCGCACTATGAAGTATACCGTGAGCTCACTGAGCACCAGACCCAAGTCAGCATATGGTGTAAGCAGCATCGTGGATTATTCATAGAACTTGATTCTGATCAAATTAACCTGTTACCCGATGTTCAAGCACAATATGACCCAGAATATTGGAGACGTAACCAACTACAAACCGGACCTTGGGCCGATCCATGGATAATTGTACTTGCAATTCTATTGAGAATACGAATGAAATCAATTGATGAAACTATAGACGTAAAAATCGTGACTGAGGAGAATCCTACAAAAACAAATAACATCCCTAAAATCGCAAATCACTTCGGTATTCAATCATTAAAAATTCTAGACTTATTTGACGAAATATGTTAACCATATCAGAGACGATTCGGAATCGATTGTGGCCCTATGTAAAAGGTCGATGAACATGAATGTATTAGGGCCAATTGTTTTGTTTTGTTATCGTATGCTTGCTATATCTGAATGTCCAATGACAAAGAAATGCATGAGATGGCTA from Candidatus Thorarchaeota archaeon includes the following:
- a CDS encoding DUF4411 family protein: MAGVIYVIDASSIVELFIRYPVDKRHFQVIWQSTNNLVISEQLMSHYEVYRELTEHQTQVSIWCKQHRGLFIELDSDQINLLPDVQAQYDPEYWRRNQLQTGPWADPWIIVLAILLRIRMKSIDETIDVKIVTEENPTKTNNIPKIANHFGIQSLKILDLFDEIC
- a CDS encoding XRE family transcriptional regulator — translated: MEIRISPEIMAVLRNKCGYTVEEIAKKLRIPVEKLEEMEASKRNYTWSQIKKLADIYKVPLIIFFSEKIDDVPSVPDYRINRDKQLKSGVFLAIRRANFLSDEISRISNIESTIPTFEDMPPDELAIRFRAFLEPEPPTTKSTSEILEYYKNLLEKRLQIIIIEYPLKANDVRAFSILSRVSLIVLNESDRPQVRLFSLFHEVAHLLLRKHGICSIDPTHEIDATEKYCNKFAAEFLVPTAKITDSIADKEYFVDQEITKLARKYHVSTQVMMLKLLNLEYISTRQYREFKSRFDVKKIKKSGGRRNWEQTYAKRVGNLVLDKVYDAYRAGVISFFESTKILDVSLKYAAILLG